A region of the Mycobacterium sp. NBC_00419 genome:
GCAAAACCGACCTGTCCCACCCGACAAAGTGCTTCTCTACCGGCACCCTGGAATCGGTCCGCGCGTCCGCCCGATCAGTTGCTTTAGGCCGGCTTGCGGACCGGCAATCCCGCGGCGCGATAGATCGAATCGATCACGGTCATGTTCTCGACCGCTTCGGCAGGTGTCGTCTTCACTGGCCCTCCGCGCAGCACCGCCGCAGCGAACGCGTCGAGTTGGTAGGAGTAGGTGGGGCGCGACCCGAAGTGCTCGACGCGCTTGCCCGCACTCGTTCGTACCGTCAATCGGTGGAACGCCTGCGGAACCAACGGATTGATTACACGCAACTGGCCGCGGTCACCGACCACTGTGGCAGTGATCCGCAGCAGATCCCGCGACCACATCGAGCAGTGGATGCGGCCAGTGTGCCCATCGACAAACCGCAGATCTGCCGTCATGGCCCGGTCGACATCGGGACCGCGGGTTTTCGCTTGCGCGGAAACGACTTCCGGGGTCGAGCCACCGAAGGTGCGCACCATGTCGACGGCGTAGCAGCCGGCGTCCATGAGTGCACCGCCAGCCAGGGAATAGTTGTAGCGAATGTCGGAGAACCTGGGCAAGGGAAAACAGAATGCCGCCTCGACCCGCTGGAGGGTGCCTAGCTCGCCCGAGGCGATGATCTGCTCGATACGAGCCGTGAGCGGGTGGTAGCGGTAGTGAAAAGCCTCCATCACCACGCGATCCGATGTTGCGGCTAGCTCGGTGATCTCACGAGCCTCGTCGGCGTTGGCTGTCAGCGGCTTCTCGCAGAGGACGTGCTTTCCAGCGGCGATCGCAGCTTTGGTCCACCGGCCGTGCAACCCGTTTGGCAGCGGGTTGTAGATGGCATTGACATCGGAGTCTCCGATCAACGCCTCGTAGCTGTCGTGGACCCGCGCAATCCCGTGCCGTGTCGCGAATTCCTGGGCCCGACCAACATCACGCGCCGCGACGGCTGCCACCACGACTTCGCTTGTCTCCGTTGCCGGCTTCACCAGAGCGGCGGGTGCAATCCGCGCCGCACCCAGGATGCCGATCCGTACAGAGGCCCGA
Encoded here:
- a CDS encoding Gfo/Idh/MocA family protein codes for the protein MGDSRASVRIGILGAARIAPAALVKPATETSEVVVAAVAARDVGRAQEFATRHGIARVHDSYEALIGDSDVNAIYNPLPNGLHGRWTKAAIAAGKHVLCEKPLTANADEAREITELAATSDRVVMEAFHYRYHPLTARIEQIIASGELGTLQRVEAAFCFPLPRFSDIRYNYSLAGGALMDAGCYAVDMVRTFGGSTPEVVSAQAKTRGPDVDRAMTADLRFVDGHTGRIHCSMWSRDLLRITATVVGDRGQLRVINPLVPQAFHRLTVRTSAGKRVEHFGSRPTYSYQLDAFAAAVLRGGPVKTTPAEAVENMTVIDSIYRAAGLPVRKPA